CGCAAGTTGAGAGTTTGTATATTCTAAAAGAGAAGCGGCACAAATACGCATTTTTCATATATTGATCTGATAAATAAGGTAGGATATTATATTTATGGATATATATTATATACTGTTTTAATTGGATGTTTTGGATACTTCTGTCATAAGTCCATAACATTTTGGAATTAAGCTGGTATCTTATATGCATCTCCATCTCCAATCAGCAACTTGATTTCAACAAACATTGTTAAAAGGAGTAAAAAAGTAGATCAAACTTTTAAGGTAAATACTTTAATCGCACCTTCAAATTTGAACTAAATTTGGACGTTTATATGCTGCAACAACCTAGATCAATGTTTTTAACATCGCCGTCAACACAAATTTTGTGCTAACATTCACAATGACTACTATGATTTGTCCCAGCTTGTGCACACGCACAAATTTTGTACCTCCATTTTCTCCGTCAAATCTCAATATCTCCGTCTCCCGATGCTCCAATCTTCGTCGCAGCTCAACGTTACCTTTCGTTTATCCTATGAGAATGTCAATAAAATCGCAAATAATCGAGCACGTAGTCCTGTTTAAAGTCAAACCAGACACTGATGAGTCAAAAATAACTACAATGATTAACGGTCTTAACGGTCTAAGCTCGCTTGATCAAGTGGTCCACATTTCTGCTGGTGCGGTGCATCGCATTGAGTCCTCGTGTCTCGCATTCACTCACATGCTTCACGGTCGTTACAGCTCTAAGGATGATTTGAATGCGTACAATGTGCATCCTGCGCATGTTAGTGTTGTGACAGAGGCTGTTAAACCGATTGTTGAGGATGTAATGGCGGTTGATTGGATTGTTGATGAGCTCGATGGACAAGTGGCGTTAGCTGCAGGATCTGCGATGAGAGTGAAGGTTTTGAAAGTGAAGGAAGGTTTGCGTGAAAAAGTAAGTGATGAGTTGTTGGAAATGATTGGAGGACTTAAGGATAAGTTCCCGGTGATTAGTCAGATTAGTTTTGGGAAAAACTTTTCGCCAGAGAGAGCGAAAGGGTTTTTAATTGCTTCGTTAGCTGTGGTTCCTGGTGTGAGGGAATTGGATGAATTGGATGTGGATTTAGAGGAGTTGAATTCGCAGAAGGAAGTTAGGGATACGGTGGAGGGCGTGTTGATACTTGACTATGTGATTCAGCCATAGATGTCGATTAGTCTCTGATAATTGAGGTATTTTTGAATATCTCTGTTACAGagtttttatttttgttatcaATAATGAAGCAGCGCTGCTATGCTAATTGACAATGGTACTTAACCAGTTATGAAATTAACTATCATTTGACTGTTTGTGTACCTTAGTTGCAAGTCTAATTCGACTTGTTAATCATAATCGGCCTTTTGTTTGATCCTAGATTACATTACATATTgcaaaatttttgttttgattgATATGTTGCAGCAACACAGTAAAATGTGCAAAGTCAGATGTTGCCGGTTTCAACTAAATTTTACTGAGTTTTGTGTTCTGTTGGAAGTTCTAAACATCTGACTCCAGCTCGAATCCGAATATGATCATTTTGAGCTTAATTGATGCAAAATACGCATAGGATGTATCTATTTATATGAATAAATTATACATAATAAGATTGTTTAGGCCAGCCAGCGCCGAGCCTCACATATGGAATAGTATGATACTTGATTACTTGAAGCTTGTGTGTGAACTCTTCAAGCTTGAGGTAGGCTCGATTATGGTGAAATAGAACTGTTTAAGCTCAAGGACGGCTTGATTATGGTTCAGAGGAACTCGAGTATTTTGGAAATGGAGCTTGAGCAGCTCAGTGAAGTATTGTACTGATGACCCTAAATATGAGCCACAACACTTTTTATTGATACTTATTTTTCCAACCTTTTATAAGTAAAGTAAATATGCTCTATTTATAGGAAATCTCAATTGGGCCTTTTTCCTTGACAATTGGGCCCTTATTGGtctattaatttagaaattcctATCCTCTAGTCCTATATAATATCTTTACTTATTTTTTTATTCTGAAGCCCAACATTTGTCCCCGCGAACATTTGCAACATTTTTAGATTTGCTGTTGCGGTTCCTATTTATGACCTGCAAAACAAATAAGAAGTAAACAGAAAATAAAAGGTTAAACTTTAACTTATTTTTATTATTACATGTATTTTTATTATTTGTCACGTTTTTACTGGACATGTGTATGTGTTTTTATTTACTCTTCCTTCTTTCATTCTTATATTATTATTACATAATTGTATATGTGGGTAAGAAATGAGTGTGTAAAAGTAATAATTTTGGTTGTAATGATTTAAATATGAGAAGACTcttcatcttccttctcttttatcAAGCGGACGCTACAGTATCTTTTTTTTAAAGAGCCGTATCCTCTCTCCGGACTCGCCACGTCCTCCGTAAGTTTTCTCTGATCTTAACTGTTTTTATTTTAGTTAAATTCTTAACGTTGTAGTTGCAGATTCCTAAATTGCATTCTTCATCTCTAAATCTTGAGTGTCTGAGTGTGTAATTGACCGTctcttgttaggtcccaatatgtttgtagaaggggggttgaatacaaacagtaccgaataatcgaattaaatgcggaataaaaaatgtgaaacaaaattcaagttaaataaaaatattattaaacttgaaaggtgttacaacaactgtatcgattacaaggaattaatctcaaattaattatcacaaatttagaataaattcgacatgaactttttctatttttgcaataattagaatcaaatgctaaacgcgatttgagattaatttctagggattttgatccgctagattgttacacaagaacaagataaataattcaagtggtttggatttaactttacaaactagaaatgtgatcttgaattaagcagatgaaaaatggaatatttcagaggcggctgctttttatttctgtgttcttgttttgtgTTCTGTGTTGGATAGATagtcttctgcttcttcttttctttttaaatcaatcaacagactctcattgaactggcaagacaatcctgagctcagcaagacaatcggtaggactattgattgtactagcaagacaatctgattgaactacaatgactttcggtaagacaatcagttgaactagcaagactatctccttcccagtagaactttcggtaggacaattgaaatgacttggtatgacaatcggtatgacaatccagattgtcatgctagttcattttcaattgtcttgctgatttaagactgtttttaatccaattaaacttctgaaaattcttaatattaattttgaattaattaatcaattaatttaattaataaataaattaatctttgcagatataatttattttcttaattaaattatatgacttaattaattaatagagaattaatactaatcctgagcaacaaccattctaatgaaaatcttctgaaaatcactgtcaattatgaatcaattccaccacttcaatattgacactcgatgtactgtctggttcatgagtgactaacttccgtgacgtttcttcaagccttgaccttgatactcttgattttcttcagactaaatccttgtaattaatgataccctgatgagatctctgtcacttgattaaatccacactcttgatttgcatcactgaggcttgatcaatttcttgagcttcttccagtgaattaactcctcaagtctgtagatgaactttgtttctgaatcctctgacagatgttactctgtgagatctctttgacggtagatccactatttacttattacattcttatttgagttgagttaaatcctcgaatatacaaataggctatgacatatgccttacaatctccccctatttgtttgttagacaataacacacaaatacctagaggataactcaactaacaaataagaaaaagatataaacagaaatgcaaagtaa
This genomic interval from Apium graveolens cultivar Ventura chromosome 8, ASM990537v1, whole genome shotgun sequence contains the following:
- the LOC141678132 gene encoding stress-response A/B barrel domain-containing protein UP3-like codes for the protein MRMSIKSQIIEHVVLFKVKPDTDESKITTMINGLNGLSSLDQVVHISAGAVHRIESSCLAFTHMLHGRYSSKDDLNAYNVHPAHVSVVTEAVKPIVEDVMAVDWIVDELDGQVALAAGSAMRVKVLKVKEGLREKVSDELLEMIGGLKDKFPVISQISFGKNFSPERAKGFLIASLAVVPGVRELDELDVDLEELNSQKEVRDTVEGVLILDYVIQP